From Mercenaria mercenaria strain notata chromosome 17, MADL_Memer_1, whole genome shotgun sequence, the proteins below share one genomic window:
- the LOC123536564 gene encoding cysteine and glycine-rich protein 2-like translates to MPFKPPDQAKCPLCGKSVYAAEERLAGGKKWHKFCFKCGMCNKMLDSTTCAEHEGMIYCKGCHGKKFGPKGYGFGQGAGALSMETGEQFGNTSGGMTNRPQEGHVGGSYGGPNACGRCGRAVYEMEKANGMADPWHKSCCTCKLCNKKLDPSALNRHEKEIYCKGCYAKNFGTSGYGFGIGAGCLSTGT, encoded by the exons ATGCCGTTCAAGCCTCCAGATCAGGCTAAATGCCCATTGTGCGGAAAGTCCGTGTACGCGGCCGAAGAGAGGTTAGCAGGCGGGAAGAAATGGcataaattctgttttaaatgtg GCATGTGCAACAAGATGCTTGACAGCACGACGTGTGCCGAGCACGAGGGAATGATCTACTGCAAGGGTTGCCATGGAAAGAAGTTCGGACCCAAGGGGTATGGCTTTGGTCAGGGTGCTGGTGCTTTGAGCATGGAGACCGGAGAACAGTTTGGCAACACAAGTGGCGGGATGAC AAACCGGCCACAAGAAGGTCATGTTGGAGGCTCGTACGGAGGTCCAAATGCCTGCGGAAGATGTGGTAGAGCTGTCTATGAAATGGAGAAAGCCAATGGGATGGCAGAT CCTTGGCACAAGTCCTGTTGTACTTGTAAACTATGCAATAAGAAACTGGACCCTAGTGCTTTGAACAGGCATGAGAAGGAGATATACTGTAAAG GATGTTACGCAAAGAATTTTGGGACTTCCGGTTATGGGTTTGGTATTGGTGCTGGATGTCTGTCCACCGGAACATAA